The following proteins come from a genomic window of bacterium:
- a CDS encoding cation transporter, whose product MNTRHEQNILTFSACGALFFALLALTWGVLAKSQMIMFDGVYSFISLVLTGLYFYAARSIAMGRDENFPFGRAQMEPMVIVVQSIALIIICIKAFSAGAISLFSGGQEINNLSGMAYAAIGVIGCFISWYYIVHAGGKNSSKSELIRTLSSQWLMDTLLSLAVLIGFFIGLIFQYSKYSNYSRYIDPLMVMAAVLFFVRQPILSFIEGIKGILIMAPEKTVYSASKEAVKNIAEQRGFEDIVLRLGKSGRELVYEISFIAKDPNNSCSIGEMDAIRREVEEKLHSLFDRPLRLCVSFAHDRKLC is encoded by the coding sequence ATGAATACGCGTCATGAGCAAAATATTTTGACATTTTCTGCCTGCGGGGCTTTGTTTTTCGCTTTATTGGCCCTGACATGGGGCGTATTGGCCAAGTCCCAGATGATAATGTTTGACGGTGTTTATTCTTTTATCAGCCTTGTATTGACCGGCCTTTATTTTTATGCTGCCAGAAGTATAGCGATGGGCAGGGATGAAAACTTCCCGTTCGGCAGGGCGCAAATGGAGCCTATGGTAATAGTAGTGCAATCGATTGCCCTGATTATTATATGCATAAAGGCTTTTAGCGCCGGCGCTATTTCATTATTCTCAGGCGGCCAGGAAATAAACAATTTATCCGGCATGGCATATGCCGCCATAGGAGTAATAGGGTGTTTTATCAGCTGGTATTATATCGTTCATGCAGGAGGAAAAAACTCCTCTAAATCAGAATTAATCAGAACCCTGTCCTCTCAGTGGCTTATGGATACTCTCTTGAGCCTTGCGGTATTAATAGGTTTTTTTATTGGTCTTATTTTTCAATATTCCAAATACAGCAACTACTCCCGGTACATAGACCCGCTTATGGTAATGGCTGCTGTGCTATTCTTTGTCAGGCAACCCATACTCTCATTTATCGAAGGAATAAAAGGAATTCTTATTATGGCGCCTGAGAAAACCGTCTACAGCGCTTCAAAAGAAGCGGTAAAAAATATTGCCGAACAAAGGGGTTTTGAAGACATTGTTTTACGTTTGGGCAAATCAGGGCGCGAGCTTGTTTATGAAATCAGTTTCATAGCCAAAGACCCGAATAATTCATGCTCGATAGGCGAAATGGATGCCATACGCAGGGAAGTGGAAGAGAAGCTTCACAGCCTGTTCGACAGGCCGTTGCGGCTGTGCGTATCATTTGCGCATGACAGAAAGTTATGCTAA
- a CDS encoding ABC transporter substrate-binding protein, whose protein sequence is MKRKILLCICALFFAATPLSSAETTFQKASFLPQWSPQAQFAGYYVAYEKGIYKKYGLDIAIIQGGPDSQPARMLEDGSVDFVTLWLSSAIRENDRGAEMVNIAQMMQKSALMLIAKKSSGIYKPEDINNRKVSLWGDIFRIQPLEFFRKFDLTVNVIPQSYSVNLFLRDGVDVVSAMWYNEYHTILNSGYDAGELTTFFYYDYGLNFPEDGVYTDKDYFEKNPQMCRSFVKASLEGWQYAFEHQEEALDIIVKYMEAAHIPANRAHQKWMLERMKDLMTDGNSAKPSGLLSESDYIYVSDCLRESGLIKSVPEFSDFYKDCR, encoded by the coding sequence GTGAAGCGTAAAATACTGTTGTGTATCTGCGCGCTGTTTTTTGCGGCAACCCCTCTTTCCTCAGCGGAAACAACTTTTCAAAAAGCATCTTTTCTGCCGCAGTGGTCTCCGCAGGCCCAGTTTGCCGGATATTATGTCGCGTATGAAAAAGGCATATATAAGAAATACGGACTGGATATCGCCATTATACAGGGCGGGCCCGACAGCCAGCCGGCCCGGATGCTGGAAGACGGAAGCGTTGATTTCGTGACCTTGTGGCTTTCCAGCGCCATAAGAGAAAACGACAGGGGCGCGGAGATGGTGAATATCGCGCAAATGATGCAGAAATCGGCATTGATGCTTATCGCTAAAAAGTCGAGCGGAATATATAAGCCGGAGGATATTAACAACAGGAAGGTAAGCCTGTGGGGCGATATATTCCGGATACAGCCTCTCGAATTTTTCAGGAAGTTTGATTTGACGGTAAATGTTATCCCGCAATCCTATTCGGTTAACCTGTTTTTGCGCGACGGTGTTGATGTCGTATCGGCGATGTGGTACAACGAATATCATACAATATTGAATTCGGGATATGACGCGGGAGAGTTAACCACTTTTTTCTATTATGATTACGGGCTCAATTTTCCCGAAGACGGGGTTTATACCGATAAAGATTATTTTGAAAAAAACCCGCAGATGTGCCGGTCTTTTGTAAAAGCGTCGCTTGAGGGATGGCAATACGCGTTTGAGCATCAGGAAGAAGCGCTCGACATCATAGTGAAATATATGGAAGCGGCCCATATCCCCGCGAACAGGGCCCATCAGAAATGGATGCTTGAAAGGATGAAAGATTTGATGACAGACGGAAATTCCGCGAAACCATCCGGGCTATTATCGGAAAGCGACTATATATATGTTTCAGATTGTCTCAGGGAAAGCGGATTGATAAAATCCGTTCCTGAATTCAGCGATTTTTATAAGGACTGCCGGTAA
- a CDS encoding MBL fold metallo-hydrolase, translated as MKLTIQRGTQEIGGSCVELSTANSKILIDFGMPLVDKGKDPFDAKILDGKSIEELKSLKILPDIKGLYKNEEKEIDAILISHSHLDHYGLLNYVHPEIPVYLSEGAQRLIEASDVFIPHKIGAINFRIIKKNKKTTIGDFSVTAYLVDHSAFDTLAFLIEAEGKRLFYSGDFRGHGRKSSLFKNIIENPPKDIDYLLMEGSMLGRGNQAYKDENEIERKIEETLKENKNITFLFASSQNIDRLVSAYRACLKTNTTFVVDIYTAFVLDKLRKSSKHIPQFDWKNIRIKFIKYHADCLVNAGYRDLLYVYNKQKIDIFEINRNKNKILMLSRDNSIFPLIVKNIDGIQGAKIIYSMWEGCLTDEFKQYCAQKELTIEQVHTSGHATLEDLQTFANALNPHTLIPIHTFKAQKYPHLFENVKILKDGEVLDL; from the coding sequence ATGAAACTAACAATCCAGCGCGGAACTCAAGAAATAGGCGGTAGCTGTGTAGAGTTAAGCACAGCTAATTCCAAAATCCTGATTGATTTCGGCATGCCGCTGGTTGATAAGGGGAAAGACCCGTTTGACGCTAAGATATTAGATGGGAAATCAATAGAGGAACTTAAAAGCTTAAAAATCCTGCCGGATATAAAAGGACTTTATAAAAATGAAGAAAAAGAAATTGATGCAATTTTAATTTCTCATTCTCACCTTGACCATTATGGTCTTCTTAATTATGTTCATCCCGAAATACCTGTTTATCTTAGCGAAGGAGCCCAACGGCTCATAGAAGCTTCTGATGTTTTTATTCCGCATAAAATAGGAGCTATAAATTTCAGAATTATTAAGAAAAACAAAAAGACAACGATAGGAGACTTTTCTGTAACCGCGTATCTTGTTGACCACTCAGCTTTTGATACGCTGGCATTTCTGATAGAAGCTGAAGGTAAAAGGCTATTTTATTCAGGTGATTTCAGAGGCCACGGCAGAAAAAGCTCCTTATTTAAAAATATAATTGAAAATCCTCCAAAAGATATCGATTATCTCCTGATGGAAGGTTCAATGCTTGGTAGAGGTAACCAGGCTTACAAAGATGAAAACGAGATTGAAAGAAAGATTGAAGAGACCCTGAAAGAAAATAAGAACATAACCTTTCTTTTTGCCTCATCTCAGAATATTGACAGGCTTGTTTCAGCTTACAGGGCTTGCCTTAAAACGAATACAACCTTTGTTGTCGATATTTACACTGCATTTGTATTGGATAAACTAAGAAAGAGTTCAAAACATATTCCCCAGTTTGACTGGAAAAATATCAGGATAAAATTTATAAAGTACCACGCTGATTGTCTGGTTAACGCCGGATACAGAGATCTGCTCTATGTTTATAACAAACAGAAAATTGATATATTTGAAATTAATCGAAACAAAAACAAAATACTTATGCTCTCACGCGACAATTCTATTTTCCCGCTTATAGTGAAAAACATAGACGGTATTCAAGGAGCCAAAATAATATATTCAATGTGGGAAGGATGCCTGACCGATGAATTTAAGCAGTATTGCGCCCAAAAGGAATTAACAATAGAACAGGTACATACAAGCGGCCACGCAACTTTAGAGGATTTACAAACTTTCGCTAATGCATTAAATCCTCATACACTGATTCCAATTCATACATTTAAAGCCCAAAAATACCCGCATTTATTCGAAAATGTTAAGATTTTAAAAGATGGGGAAGTTCTGGATTTATGA
- a CDS encoding HAMP domain-containing protein, with product MKYNSIAFKLIAYILISCSALFLGIFGYNYLFSKRMITENISENAKNLTRATVNEVDSILYRIQKVPQGVASLLEYNTFDKNELLNILYSAVESNAEIYGATISFEAYAFEPESLYFAPYYCKKKDKPELTYLGGESYQYFYLDWYQIPKEIKTPAWSEPYYDEGGGNILMATYSVPFYRNVGGERKFAGVVTADISLMWLQEMVSSIKIAKSGYGFLISRNGIFVTHPNNKLIMNETIFSLAEETGNAQLREIGRSMVKGEDDFVSFFSMVNEKKSWLSYAPLSSSGWSLGVIFPREELLSDINRLNRVVLALSFFGLAVLFIILFFIAMSITRPIKILAATTRDIGKGSLDFELSGITSKDEVGMLADSFIYMRDSLKKYIRDLTETTAVKERMQSELRIAHDIQMGIVPKIFPRFPAGPSLIYTAYLNPQERSEGIFTISFLWMMRGSVLWREMFPARAFRRRFLWRLQ from the coding sequence ATGAAATATAACAGCATAGCCTTTAAGCTTATAGCATATATTCTTATCAGCTGTTCGGCGCTTTTTCTCGGGATATTCGGATATAACTATTTATTCTCAAAGAGGATGATTACGGAGAACATATCTGAAAACGCGAAAAACCTGACGCGCGCCACCGTAAATGAAGTTGATTCGATATTGTACAGGATTCAGAAAGTTCCCCAGGGAGTCGCATCACTGCTTGAATACAATACTTTCGATAAGAATGAACTGCTGAACATACTTTATTCGGCGGTTGAGTCTAATGCCGAGATCTACGGCGCGACAATTTCTTTCGAAGCATACGCGTTTGAGCCTGAATCGCTGTATTTCGCGCCTTATTACTGCAAGAAAAAAGATAAGCCGGAATTAACGTATCTGGGCGGCGAATCTTACCAGTACTTTTACCTTGACTGGTACCAGATACCGAAAGAAATCAAAACGCCGGCCTGGAGCGAACCGTATTATGACGAAGGCGGCGGGAATATCCTTATGGCCACGTATTCTGTCCCGTTTTACCGGAATGTGGGCGGGGAGAGGAAGTTTGCGGGTGTTGTAACCGCGGATATTTCGCTGATGTGGCTTCAGGAAATGGTTTCTTCGATTAAAATCGCGAAATCCGGATACGGGTTCCTTATTTCCAGGAACGGGATATTTGTCACCCATCCCAACAATAAATTAATTATGAATGAAACGATTTTCAGCTTAGCCGAAGAAACAGGGAACGCGCAATTACGCGAAATAGGAAGAAGCATGGTTAAGGGAGAGGATGATTTCGTTTCTTTTTTCAGCATGGTAAACGAGAAAAAATCATGGCTTTCATACGCGCCGTTATCATCTTCAGGATGGTCTCTCGGAGTCATTTTTCCCCGCGAAGAGCTTCTTTCCGATATCAACAGGCTCAACCGCGTGGTGCTTGCGCTCAGCTTTTTCGGGCTGGCTGTTCTTTTTATAATCCTGTTTTTTATAGCGATGTCAATAACTCGTCCGATTAAAATCCTGGCGGCCACAACGCGCGATATAGGGAAAGGCAGCCTCGATTTTGAACTTTCCGGCATCACATCAAAAGATGAAGTGGGGATGCTTGCCGACTCTTTCATATACATGAGGGACTCGCTGAAAAAATATATCAGGGACCTTACCGAAACTACGGCAGTAAAAGAACGGATGCAGAGCGAATTGCGGATTGCCCATGATATCCAGATGGGAATCGTCCCGAAGATATTCCCCCGTTTCCCGGCAGGACCGAGTTTGATATATACGGCATACTTGAACCCGCAAGAGAGGTCGGAGGGGATTTTTACGATTTCTTTTTTATGGATGATGAGAGGCTCTGTTTTGTGGCGGGAGATGTTTCCGGCAAGGGCGTTCCGGCGGCGCTTCTTATGGCGATTACAATAA
- a CDS encoding serine/threonine-protein phosphatase → MDDERLCFVAGDVSGKGVPAALLMAITITMIRTMSKDASDPGEILDRVNKGIAHDNGASMFVTIICGILNIKTGEILYSNGGHPLPLIIRSGEEVEFLKGDSDIVVGILETAVYRTNRIQLNSGDVLCLYTDGVTEAANKKDVLFDEGRLKEAVYEARRKTIKEIILSVYSRVNEFSEGAPQSDDITLLAVKYSGNSGK, encoded by the coding sequence ATGGATGATGAGAGGCTCTGTTTTGTGGCGGGAGATGTTTCCGGCAAGGGCGTTCCGGCGGCGCTTCTTATGGCGATTACAATAACGATGATCAGGACAATGTCAAAAGACGCGTCAGATCCGGGCGAGATTTTGGACAGGGTGAATAAAGGAATCGCGCATGATAACGGCGCCAGCATGTTTGTAACGATTATTTGCGGTATTTTAAACATAAAAACCGGAGAAATACTGTATTCAAACGGGGGGCATCCTCTGCCTCTGATTATACGTTCCGGCGAAGAAGTTGAATTCCTGAAAGGCGACAGCGATATTGTGGTCGGAATTCTGGAAACGGCGGTGTACAGAACCAACAGAATACAGCTTAATTCCGGAGATGTTCTCTGCCTGTATACCGATGGAGTCACGGAGGCCGCCAATAAAAAAGACGTGTTGTTCGATGAAGGGCGGTTGAAAGAAGCGGTATATGAGGCGCGCCGGAAAACTATTAAGGAAATAATTTTAAGTGTCTATAGCAGGGTCAATGAATTCTCCGAAGGAGCGCC
- a CDS encoding potassium transporter KtrB, protein MKDYFKSFLYKLRRANPVRLVVMGYMSYIFIGFILLCLPFMHKNYVPVLDNLFTATSAVSTTGLTTVTVVNDYNFWGQLVILVLIQLGGIGYMTFSSFVILSTKKYLDDRTKNVAETVFSIPKNFKIEKFIVSVISFSSIIEFLGAIGLFFVFRRAGVENPAWSAIFHSVSAFCTAGFSLFPNSFEGLADNFGLNAIISGLSIMGAMGFIVSVDVWRLIRGKVKHVTLTTKVILSITFWFLVIGGALMFLTESYGGGVGPNNRILFSFFQSMTALTTVGFNTVTVSTMSKSAIMLICILMIIGASPSGTGGGLKTTTFSAIWGLMKSAIRGDKNVRILGAAVPEDRVRTAVATLSFYISALIIGTYLLTLTENGTFIDIFFEAASALGTVGLSLGITGTLTALGKLVIILMMYIGRVGPLTFGTALYVKPELIFDDEKTDLAI, encoded by the coding sequence ATGAAGGATTATTTTAAAAGTTTTCTTTACAAATTAAGGAGAGCTAATCCGGTGCGGTTGGTAGTCATGGGATATATGTCCTATATTTTTATAGGTTTTATCCTTCTATGCCTGCCGTTCATGCATAAAAATTATGTCCCTGTCCTTGATAATCTTTTTACTGCCACATCCGCTGTTTCGACAACTGGGCTGACAACGGTCACGGTGGTTAACGACTATAACTTTTGGGGGCAGCTGGTTATCCTTGTGCTTATCCAGCTTGGCGGTATCGGATACATGACTTTCAGTTCTTTCGTTATTTTATCCACTAAAAAATACCTGGATGACAGGACAAAGAATGTGGCAGAAACGGTATTCAGCATACCGAAAAATTTCAAAATAGAGAAATTTATTGTAAGCGTGATAAGTTTTTCCTCCATAATAGAGTTCCTGGGCGCGATAGGCCTGTTTTTTGTGTTTCGGCGCGCAGGAGTGGAGAATCCGGCCTGGAGCGCAATATTCCACAGCGTATCGGCTTTCTGTACGGCAGGTTTCAGTCTGTTCCCCAACAGCTTCGAAGGCCTGGCAGATAATTTCGGGCTCAATGCTATTATATCGGGGTTAAGTATCATGGGGGCTATGGGATTTATTGTAAGTGTAGACGTATGGCGGCTTATTCGCGGCAAGGTGAAGCATGTGACGTTAACCACAAAAGTCATTCTTTCGATAACGTTCTGGTTTCTGGTAATCGGAGGAGCTTTAATGTTTTTAACTGAAAGCTATGGAGGAGGGGTTGGCCCGAATAACAGGATCCTGTTCTCTTTCTTCCAGTCAATGACCGCGCTTACTACCGTGGGATTTAATACCGTTACCGTCAGCACTATGTCAAAATCAGCTATCATGCTCATCTGTATACTGATGATTATCGGCGCTTCGCCGTCAGGTACGGGCGGCGGTTTAAAGACTACAACATTTTCAGCGATCTGGGGTTTAATGAAAAGCGCCATCAGGGGCGATAAAAATGTGCGTATCCTGGGCGCGGCGGTGCCTGAAGACCGTGTCAGGACAGCAGTGGCTACGCTTAGTTTTTATATCTCGGCTCTGATTATCGGCACGTATCTGCTTACGCTGACAGAAAACGGCACGTTTATAGACATATTTTTTGAAGCGGCTTCAGCTTTGGGTACGGTGGGATTGAGTTTAGGTATCACCGGCACGCTGACTGCTTTGGGCAAGCTGGTGATTATCCTGATGATGTATATCGGACGTGTCGGACCCCTTACATTCGGTACGGCTCTTTATGTTAAGCCGGAACTTATATTCGATGATGAAAAGACGGATCTTGCAATATAG
- a CDS encoding PEP-CTERM sorting domain-containing protein, with protein sequence MKKLYILGLLVGAAIVMTAGPARADLVNLFNYNGGEYPSFNWIWNQAGTNHSVEVWNDGSTAENFLDSRLVLNVVLLLDGTQLNWDTTNKYFSDGARTVSLSSYDGEFDNTSGLIANMRTGIWPYFDMGDLLAGGAHAAKNFDATGSFYLYLEGDTIANVQPVPEPGSWFLLSAGLAVLLFIRKI encoded by the coding sequence GTGAAGAAGCTATATATTTTGGGTTTATTAGTTGGCGCGGCGATAGTTATGACTGCCGGTCCCGCCCGGGCGGATTTGGTAAACCTCTTTAATTATAACGGCGGGGAATATCCGTCTTTCAACTGGATATGGAATCAGGCGGGGACCAATCATTCCGTTGAAGTATGGAATGACGGCTCCACGGCGGAAAACTTCCTTGATTCGCGCCTTGTCCTGAACGTTGTTCTTCTTTTAGACGGGACACAACTGAACTGGGATACAACCAATAAATACTTCAGCGACGGCGCCCGGACTGTTTCCCTGAGCAGTTATGACGGAGAATTTGATAACACAAGCGGTTTGATAGCCAATATGAGAACAGGCATCTGGCCTTATTTTGATATGGGAGATCTTCTTGCCGGAGGAGCGCATGCCGCAAAGAATTTCGACGCCACCGGCTCTTTTTATCTGTACCTGGAAGGCGATACCATAGCGAATGTCCAGCCTGTTCCTGAACCGGGTTCGTGGTTTCTGTTGAGCGCCGGCTTAGCCGTCCTTCTTTTTATTAGAAAGATATAA